Part of the Hevea brasiliensis isolate MT/VB/25A 57/8 chromosome 16, ASM3005281v1, whole genome shotgun sequence genome is shown below.
TTACTGCAATAAGGATCCCCAAAATGTTGCGCCAGCTAAAAGGGTCACGAAGTAGAACATAACCAAAGGCCAAAACTAGGCATGTTTTCAGATGCCCTAGGACCTGATAGGTGACGGGTGATGTTTTCCCAATTACCAGAAAAGTACTGAAGTTCACGGAGACAGATATCAGGCAGGATAGAACTATGAAGAACTGCACCACATAATGCATATAGCAGAAATATTAGCAGCatgaaattagagaaaagaaagctCAGGAAGGGGGCGTGGGGTGTGGTTgtgcggtggtggtggtggtggtggtggtttgTGGTTAGGAATCTTGAATTCTTACCAGAACTTGAGGGGTGTACTTGAAGGCAAAAACATTTTGATCAGTCAGTAGACCATCTAGAAATGGACCAATAATGAACAAAGTTAAAGCCTGATAGGGGCAAGACTGATATAGAAGTTGGGTGGAAGAGACTTTGAACTTCTTCTGGATAGTATTGGTCATCTAAAATAAACTGGTTAAGATTTTACAACTTCAAAAGGAACAGATGAAAGAGAGAAAGAAACACGCAAACAGACAAAACAAACTATAATATGCATGGGAAAAAAAGCAGTctacagatatatatatatatatatatattgttaaaatGCATAGATGCAAGTAATGAAACAGCAGGTAACAAAAATGCTTTCACTAAAGATacaatttgagcaatgcacgtcGTAACAACTGCAAGCAGAGACAAGACAGAACCAAGGACATTGAGTTGAAGATCAGTCACAGTAGCAATTCCAACACCCACAAGAAGGATCACCAGTGAAAGCTGGATATTCTGGCTGCAAGAATGCAATTATGAGCACACAAATGCAACAAATAAACAACTTTGACAAGAATAGCTAAATGAAAATTGAATTCTTTTTCCTCAATCAAGTAACAACACAGTATGGCAACATGGTAAATGCTATGACCTAAAAACTAGCAGATTTATATTAACTTGAACACGTTTTGCAGGCAAAAGCTTTACAAAAATCTGATACATGAAGAAGATGCATGCATGAAGGGATCAATAGATCTCTAACTGAGACAAGCACAGGTGAAAGGAGTAAAGATTTGATCCAAATTGAAGACAAGATATATATGGCTCTTTTCAACTGTGAGTCCGTCTCTAATAAAACAATCAATTAAAGAATCTTCAAACGCTGTCATCTAGGGAGAAGTTTCACTTTCTGGGGAACAAAATAGTTGGATGAATTAACTAAGGGTCCCTATAAGCTGTATATACCTTCAAGCAATCTAGtctgtattttatttattttcattttccagTTAAGTATTAACAACCATTTCAAACCCCCACAAAATTAAACTGCAGTCAACTCCAATCTCCAAATTGCTGTGGGCGTAAGAGGTTGAACTAACCACAGAAACTGACACCATTTATATAcctgaattaataaattatatactcATCGTGTCAAGCACAGATGCGCAGTTAAGACAGACCTGAATCTCTTCCTAAAGAAAAGTGTCTCCAGAAGAACCGTACATGGGATGATTGCCAATTTCGTCATCTGAAAACAAGATCAGTAATAAATCTCAGAACATGATActcctaaaaattttaaaacaaaataccAAATGCAGGATTATTCACCAAAAagtgattttcttttcttttttttttttctgaaatttGCAGCAAACATAGTTTCACTCAATAACAATATTTAAAGACATTGCAAAAGTCAAACATGTTTATTTTATATCGATTAATATATTATCATTGAACAGAATTTGGAAAGGTTAAAGAGTCATCCAGCCTCATTCAAACTAGAATCATATATCATTTGCTTCTTTTATGGCTTCAGTATACGCAAGCAACAATTTTCCTAAGACACTGAAAATGCATCCCAAGTCTTCTATATAATGATGCAGTTATCATACAAAAATTAAACCAAACTACATGATAATCGATTGATAATGGTAGTATGCTAGTTGGAAAACAAAATTCTAAATCATATTAAAGAACTTTACCTGGTAGAAACCAACAGAATTGAAACCCAAACTAAGATTCAAAAGCCCAATGGATGTCCCATTTAATATGCCAAATCCCATTACAGCTCTCGCATCAAAAGGCTTGTGTTCAAACAATTTCATCCATAATGCCACATGAAGAGAACAGAAAGTGACCAGAAGATGCCAGCTCGTCAATGTTGTGGCTGTTGTCCCCCGTAACAACCATAATATCAATTAGAATAAATGATAAGTGAAATTAGAAAAACCCAAAGATAAGCAATAAAATATGAAAGATTATTCAAATTAAACATCTGCATGGAAAAAACAGTAGCTGCTTGCTTCATTCTTCCacgttaaaaataatattttattcagGGCATGAACCAGTTTCCTCTAACTGCCACCAAGTTCTGCCCGTAATTGCATGCAAAATTTATGATAGTACAACAGAAAAGGAATATTAAGTGCCTACTAATAAACCACAGTTTTGGTAtccagtatatatatatatatatatatatatatatatatatatatatatatatatatatacttttttgTTTTTGTACACCCGCTTCCAAGAATCAGCATGGAATCGACGTTAATTATGCTTTGATAATCATAAGCTTATTATACAGAcaagcaaataaaaaaaaaaaaaagttgcttTTCTTTTCCATAAAATGTGACATGTAGCACTGCTAGCATTCATATTTGGCATTAAGCAAGCGTGTTTGATGAATAAAAGCAGATTAGAGAGCAATAACAGCACTATTCCACCAGAATAGTGCAAAATTCACATTAGATCTAAAAAGAATTcagaaaaaacaaagaaaaaacaaAATTACAAAGCATAACAATTGATCTTAAACCAAAACTTACAATTGATTGATCTAATAATCAATCTATTTCAATTCGAAATAATCTCAAGAAAATGGAAACAAAGAACAGCAAAAAAAAAAACGCATCTGGTGGAGCGGAATACAATTACTAATGAAAC
Proteins encoded:
- the LOC110662792 gene encoding UDP-xylose transporter 3, producing the protein MSESQRFQLGTVGALSLSVVSSVSIVICNKALISTLGFTFATTLTSWHLLVTFCSLHVALWMKLFEHKPFDARAVMGFGILNGTSIGLLNLSLGFNSVGFYQMTKLAIIPCTVLLETLFFRKRFSQNIQLSLVILLVGVGIATVTDLQLNVLGSVLSLLAVVTTCIAQIMTNTIQKKFKVSSTQLLYQSCPYQALTLFIIGPFLDGLLTDQNVFAFKYTPQVLFFIVLSCLISVSVNFSTFLVIGKTSPVTYQVLGHLKTCLVLAFGYVLLRDPFSWRNILGILIAVIGMVLYSYYCTVENQQKASEASTKLPEVKESESDPLVGVENGSGILADGVVQKAPVWNSNKDLHA